A genomic segment from Montipora foliosa isolate CH-2021 chromosome 9, ASM3666993v2, whole genome shotgun sequence encodes:
- the LOC137970271 gene encoding uncharacterized protein has product MKLTAFSFPLLAVGFLITAPSYHGVLGQTSNTSAALAVLSNCPKSQCLTDAISCLANAGGNPNDESQARKLEKLEKEVASLKALLATAGKPSGFAVLDSNGRLNQSLLVAGYDKYSLYDLGWQSLHMAAAAACRGSTSSGGSGCCHNVVLVRNTADKKTCAQICAQSPFRNCDAEVSIHGKTGKATQNGEQIGAFYNYQCGHATWGGSEVSRSVTDITRFPDPYPYYSFCCCRK; this is encoded by the exons ATGAAGCTTACCGCTTTCAGCTTTCCATTACTAGCCGTGGGTTTCTTGATCACCGCGCCATCTTATCATGGAGTTTTGGGACAAACATCAAACACTTCAGCAGCTTTGGCGGTGCTATCGAACTGTCCCAAAAGTCAGTGTCTG ACAGACGCTATTTCTTGCCTTGCGAATGCTGGAGGAAACCCAAATGACGAAA GCCAAGCAAGGAAACTGGAAAAACTTGAAAAGGAG GTGGCATCCTTAAAAGCACTGTTAGCTACAGCCGGGAAACCTTCTGGTTTCGCTGTGCTCGACAGCAATGGCCGCTTGAACCAGAGTCTCCTTGTGGCAGGTTACGACAAATACTCTTTGTACGACTTGGGCTGGCAGTCTCTTCACATGGCGGCCGCTGCTGCCTGCAGAGGAAGCACCAGTTCAGGGGGCTCTGGCTGCTGTCACAACGTCGTCCTTGTGCGTAACACGGCTGATAAGAAGACCTGTGCTCAGATTTGTGCCCAATCTCCGTTTCGCAACTGTGACGCAGAAGTTTCCATTCATGGAAAAACAGGAAAAGCCACTCAAAACGGAGAGCAGATTGGCGCCTTCTACAACTATCAATGCGGTCACGCAACCTGGGGAGGGAGTGAGGTGTCACGCTCTGTTACTGACATCACTCGGTTCCCAGACCCATATCCCTACTACAGCTTTTGCTGTTGCCGGAAGTAA